Within Paracoccus jeotgali, the genomic segment CAGCTGATTCTTGCAGGGTCCAATCTGCTGGGCAGCGTGCTCAGCCTGACCTCGAACTTCATCGCCGGCGGTGCGCTGATCGCGATGCTGTCGCCGCTGTCCTTCAGCGCGGGCATCCTGATGATCGCGTTGGGGGTGCTGCTGTATACGCTGTGGTCCGGTGTCCGGGCCTCGATCCTGACCGACTTCATCCAGGTCTGCGCCATGCTGGGCGCGGTGGTGGTCATCGTCCCGGCGGTGTTCTTTGCCGCCGGCGGGACCGAGATCTTTGTCGGCGGCGCGGTCAACCTGACGCCCTCGCAGCAGAGCTTTTTCTCGTCCGACGCGTTCTTCAACCAGGGTGCGCCCTATATCGCGGCGGTGCTGGCCTATGCCATTGGCAACCAGACCATCGCGCAGCGCCTGTTCGCAGTGCGCGAGGACAAGATCAAGCAGACCTTCATCACCGCGACCATCGGCTATGGCGCGACGGTGATCGGGGTCGGCATCCTTGGGGTGCTGGCGCTGTATCTGGGCGTCGATCCCATTGACGGCGACACCAACAACCTGATCCCGCAACTGGCCGCCACCTATCTGGGCCCGGCGCTGCTTTGCGTGTTCTTCATCATGGTGATCGGCTCGCTGGCCTCGACGGCGGATTCCGATCTGGCGGCGATGTCGTCCATCGTGATGACCGATATCTATGGCCGCAACATCGCAAAGCCCGGCGATGCCTGTCCGCGGCTGATGCTGCTGATCGGGCGGATGACGATGATCGTGGCCACCGCGGCGGCGCTGTTCTTTGCCAGCGCGCGGTTCAACATCCTGGAACTGCTGGTGCTGGTGGGTGCGATCTGGGGGGCGCTGGTCTTCCCGGTGATCGCGAGTTTCTATTGGAACAAGGTCACCAACACCGCCTTTACCGTCTCGGTTCTGGGGGCGCTGATCGCGTTCTTCCCGGTCCGCTTCGGGCTGATCCCGCTGGAAGGGGGCATCGCGGTCGTCACCGACATCCTGTCCGTGATCGGCGTGGGCGTGATCGCGGGGCTGATGATCTTCGGCTTTCTGGGCGTGCGGGCCGGTGTCGGCGCGGGCGTGGTGGCGGCCGCTGTCGCCATGCCATTCGGCATCGGGTTCCTGCACCAATACCCGGTGCTGACCGCCTCGCTGCTGGCCTATGCAATCAGCATGATCCTGTGCGTGGCGCTGTCCTGGCGCAGCGAAGAGCGGTTCGACTTCCGCCGCATCAGCCGCAAGACCGGCAGTTTCGACGACACCGAAGCGGTCGCCTGAAAGGAGACATCATGACACCATCCTTCCTCACCTTCTATGTTCTGGCCTTCCCGGCCATCGTCGCCGTTGTCCTGTTCGTCCTGGTCCGGGCGTTCTGGGGCGAGTGGCGCAAGGCCCGCAGGCAGGGCCGCAGCATCATCTGACCGACCGGAGAGGCGCCCGCGTGGCGCGTTTTCCTTTGAAGCGGCGTGCTGCGCGGCCCATTGCCTGAAGGCGGGGTTCGGCCTTAATGGGCGCATCGGGATCTGGCGAAGGCGCGGCATGAACATCATCGGCAGGTTTGGCTTACCCTCCGCGTCCGGGGCACCGGCGACGGGGCTGCATCTGTCGCCAAGCGGGCTGGCGGGTCAGGGGACAGGCTGGCTCGGCGGCGTGGCGATGCTCGCGGACAGCGTGCTGCGCGGCATGGGGCAGGTGATGTTCCAGAACAACAGCTATGCCGGGCTGCTGTTTCTGCTGGGCATCGCGGTGAACTCGCCGCTGTTCGCGGCGGCGGCGCTGGCCGGGACAGTGACCTCGACACTGGCGGCGCTGCTGCTGGGCGCGGATCGGCAGATGGTGCGGGCGGGGCTGTTTGGCTTCAACGGCGCGCTGGTCGGCATCGCGCTGCTGTATTTCCTGGCGCCGAACCCGCTGACATGGCTTTGCGTGATCCTCGCCGCGTCCTGCGCGACGGTGCTGATGGCGGCGATGATGACGCTATTCCGGGGCTGGGACCTGCCGGTGCTGACCGCGCCCTTCGTGCTGGTGGCGCTGTCCTTTTTCATGGCGACGGCACGCTTTGGCCGGATCGAGGCCTCGGGCCTGCTGCCCACCGCCGGGCTGCCGGTCAAGGCCGGACCGCAGGGCGTCGTCACCGCCGCGAGCCTTGGCCAAGGCGCGTTGGAGGGGATCGGGCAGGTGTTCTTCCAGGGCCACATGGTCAGCAGCGCGATCTTTGGCGCCGGGCTGCTGATCGCCTCGCGCCGGGCCTTCGTCATGGCCGTGGCGGGGACGCTGACCGGGCTGCTAATCGCCTGGGCGATGGGCGCGTCCGAGGTGTCGATGCGGGCCGGGGCTTTCGGCTTCAACAGTGTGCTGACCGCGATCGCGCTGGGCGCGGTCTTTCTGCCGCCGGGGCCGCGCGCGACGATCTATGCGATCTTCGGCGCGGCGGTGACGCCCTTTGTCGCGGCGGCGGCCGCGGCGACGATGGGCACCTTTGGCCTGCCGGCCATGACCCTGCCCTTTGTGCTGACGAGCTGGGTTCTGTTGCTCGCCGCTCAGAGCCTGCCGGGGCTGACCGCGCCCGCAGCCGTCAGGCGCTAGGGAAACGACCAGTCGCCGTGGTCGATGTTGAAGATCCGCAGCGGTGCGCCCGGCCGCTCGGGATCGGCGCGCAGCGAGAACACCGCGCGTTGCGGGCGGCCGAAATTGGTGAAATCGACATTGATGAAGATCGTGCCGCGCAGCATCGGCGTGTCCGGGTCGGGCTGCGGTTCGGACACGGTGACGTCAAAATCCTGCGCGTTGAACAGCGGATGCGCCTCGACCCCATTGGATTCGATCAGCCTGACGATGTCGGTGGTGAAGTAATGGCCCGCATGGGCCGGGTCGAGCGGGCTGTCAGGCGAGTGCAGTTCCTTGTCATAAACCTCGCGGACCAGATCGCGGGCCTGCGCGATCATTGGATCGCTGGCGGGATCGGCACTGGCACTGGCCGGGCGCGGACTGGCGGCGGCGGTCTGCGCGGCGCGCGTGCCACCCGCAGCCGGCGCGGGGGCCGCAGCGGTGCCGCCCTGGTCGGGGGTGATGAAGCGCTGCGCGACCCAGCCCGCACGG encodes:
- a CDS encoding SH3 domain-containing protein; the encoded protein is MRKLLVAALMLLAGPALAEIDGHGPDAWRVQGVAGNDVLNMRMGPGTNYPVIDRLAPNAGGLQLVTCVPLLIEPYNSALTEAQRAALPQRWCLMRSADLTRAGWVAQRFITPDQGGTAAAPAPAAGGTRAAQTAAASPRPASASADPASDPMIAQARDLVREVYDKELHSPDSPLDPAHAGHYFTTDIVRLIESNGVEAHPLFNAQDFDVTVSEPQPDPDTPMLRGTIFINVDFTNFGRPQRAVFSLRADPERPGAPLRIFNIDHGDWSFP
- a CDS encoding putative transporter small subunit — encoded protein: MTPSFLTFYVLAFPAIVAVVLFVLVRAFWGEWRKARRQGRSII
- a CDS encoding urea transporter produces the protein MNIIGRFGLPSASGAPATGLHLSPSGLAGQGTGWLGGVAMLADSVLRGMGQVMFQNNSYAGLLFLLGIAVNSPLFAAAALAGTVTSTLAALLLGADRQMVRAGLFGFNGALVGIALLYFLAPNPLTWLCVILAASCATVLMAAMMTLFRGWDLPVLTAPFVLVALSFFMATARFGRIEASGLLPTAGLPVKAGPQGVVTAASLGQGALEGIGQVFFQGHMVSSAIFGAGLLIASRRAFVMAVAGTLTGLLIAWAMGASEVSMRAGAFGFNSVLTAIALGAVFLPPGPRATIYAIFGAAVTPFVAAAAAATMGTFGLPAMTLPFVLTSWVLLLAAQSLPGLTAPAAVRR
- a CDS encoding sodium:solute symporter family protein; this encodes MQLHPLGTPLVLSLMFLFFGGTFLLSLSIGRKRENADKYMTAGNQVGYGISAASMTATWIWASSLYASATSGYTYGISGPIHYGLWGALMILFIYPFGRRIRSLAPEAHTLAEILHARHGRSSQLILAGSNLLGSVLSLTSNFIAGGALIAMLSPLSFSAGILMIALGVLLYTLWSGVRASILTDFIQVCAMLGAVVVIVPAVFFAAGGTEIFVGGAVNLTPSQQSFFSSDAFFNQGAPYIAAVLAYAIGNQTIAQRLFAVREDKIKQTFITATIGYGATVIGVGILGVLALYLGVDPIDGDTNNLIPQLAATYLGPALLCVFFIMVIGSLASTADSDLAAMSSIVMTDIYGRNIAKPGDACPRLMLLIGRMTMIVATAAALFFASARFNILELLVLVGAIWGALVFPVIASFYWNKVTNTAFTVSVLGALIAFFPVRFGLIPLEGGIAVVTDILSVIGVGVIAGLMIFGFLGVRAGVGAGVVAAAVAMPFGIGFLHQYPVLTASLLAYAISMILCVALSWRSEERFDFRRISRKTGSFDDTEAVA